CCTCCAATTGCTTGTTCTTGTGAGGCAAGGAAATTAGTACAGGAACAGGTCCAGGAAGAGCAACTTATACAATTTTTACCTGGATTAAATCCAGAGTTTGATCATGTGAGAGATCAAATATTGTTGATGGATCCTCTACCTCCAGTCAATAGAGCTTATTCGATGCTTATACGTATCGAAAAGCAGAGAAATCCTAATTCCATTGCTTCTATTCAGAATGATTTTATGAATTTAACAACTAGAAATCGAAATTTCAGTAATAAAAAAACTGGAAATGTCAATCGTAATAATAATGGTGGCAATTATGGTAATCGGGGTAATAATGCTAATTCCTCGGTGAAAAGCAAGGAGGAGAAATTTTGTTCTTATTGCAGGAAAGGAGGACATGAGAAGAGTGAGTGTTTCTGTATTAAAGGATATCCTGATTTGTTTAAAGGAAAGAGAGTTACAGGTCTAGCTCTAGTTAACCATCGGGCACATATGTCTCATGAGCAACAAGAGTTTTCTCCACTAGATGATTTTGAAGAAGGTGAAGGAAGTTCTGCTAAGAAAGAATATGTACAAGAACTAGTGCAGAGAGAAGTACAGAGGATACTCAAAGGGAAAACAACACAAGACTATCTTCCACAAGAGTTTTCAGCATTTGTAGGGGCATGTGCAGGTAACAGTTCTTGCTCAAGTTCTCTTAAGCATTGATGAATGGATAATTGATTCAGGAGAAACAACTCATATGACATATAATGCTGGTTTATTGAGGAATATGGTCAAATTAGATGTCCCTAAGAGAGTATTTTTACCAACTGGTGAGGCTCAAATAGTCAGTCATCAAGGAGAAGTATTATTTGCtgagaatttcaaattattGAATGTGATTTATGTTCCCAAATTCAAATACAATTTGATGTCAGTTAGTAAACTGCTACAAGATCAAGGTGTCTCAGTATGTTTTTGGACCACATATTGTATCTTGCAGGGCCGAAATTTTAATCAACGATTAGCAGTTGGAAGATTGAAGAGAGGGTTGTATTATCTTGCTAAAGATTCCTTTGATAGGAATGCAATTCAAAAAGTTGTAAGCCAAACTGATTTGTGTCTTTATCTGTTATAGACAATAATGTTGATGTCGAATTATGGCATAAACGTTTGGGGCATATCTCACATGAGAAATTATCACATGTTTTTAATTTGCCTAAGAGTTCTATTATTAGTTTTGCTGATTGTGATATCTGCTTAAGAGCTAAATAAATTAGAAATTCCTTTGGATTAAGTTTCATTAAGACCTTGTAAGTGTTTGATCTGATTCATGTTGATTGTTGGGGGCCTTATAAACAAACATCTATTAGTCGTGATAGATATATGTTGACTATAGTTGATGATTTTTCCCGTGTGATATGGACTATTTTATTTAAACACAAAGACCAAGTGTCAGGCTTACTAGATGGTTTTATCACAATGGTAAATACTCAGTTTCATACTAAAGTCAAGACagttagaagtgataatgggaCTGAATTTTTTTGGACATTCAACACAGTTAGTGTTTGCAAAACATAGCATCACGCATCAGAAAACTTATGTGTACACACCTCAGCAGAATGGGGTGGTAGAAAGGCGGCATAGAAGTCTGACTACTGTGGCGAGGGCATTACTCAAGCAAGGAGGATTGTTTGTCAAATTTTGGGGTGAAGCTATGTTATATCCCACTACACTTCTCAATATCTATCTGACTAAGGTATTGCAGTGGAAATCTccacattttttgttatatggAAAAGAACCAAGTTTGACAAACTTGAAGATTTTTGGTTGCCAAGGATATATGTTGAACAACAATCCTCAGAGAGGGAAATTTGATGACTGGTCAACACAGTGTATCTATGTTGGGCTCTCAACTGGACAAAAAGGATGGAAGATGTATAACATGGAAACTCACCGTTTGTGTGTGTCCAGGGATGTTCATTTCAATGAGCATATTTTTCCTTATTTATCTAACACTATTGTTTCAGTACATGACAGGCCCTTAACATCATCAATATTGTTTTAGTCTTCGCTTGATAATGATCAAGGTCTCACTGATATTGAAGCAAGCACCTCTTCACAGCCTTCACAACCTCCTGATCCTCTTCATAGTGCTCAAAATGATGATTATTCAGCAGAAAATacaccacaaattccttcatcagCAATTACCAGAACTGACTCACCGACAACTAATCACAATATGCCAATTGTTGAAAATGAAATTCTAGCAAGAAGATCTACCAGGGTCACTCAAAAACCTTCATGGTTACAAGATTTTGTTGTCAATCAAGTGATTCATTATGACAATATTATTCAATACAACGATCATTATCAAGCTTCTTTGTTCTCTATGAGTAAAGAGCTAAACCAAGAAGTTATAAAGAAGCAAAAGGACAACCTCAATGGGAGAAAGCTATGGCGGAAGAGATTGCAGCCTTGGAGAAAAACAAAACCTGGACAATCGTGCAATTGCCGCCTGGTAAACATACAGTTACTTCCAGGTGGATTTTTAAGATTAAATATGCTCTTAATGGATCAGTTGATCGATGCAAAGCAAGATTAGTTGCTCGAGGTTATGATCAGCAAATTAGTGTAGATTATCATGATAGCTATTCTCTTGTCACTAAAATCACAACGGTAAGGGTGTTTCTTACGGTGGCAACTACGAATATCACCTCGTATATCACCTCTGTTAAACATAGTGGTAGTGTATTTAGGAAACCACAAGTACCTAATAGTACAATACTATGACAAAACTCAATAACTATTTAAATTATTCTGTGATCTTCATCTCGAGATTAGCGAACGGAGCGACTCATGCTATGGCTAGGCATGCTCGGTCCAATGCTAGTTTCTTTAGTGATTTTTCTATCCATGATTTGTTGGTTTCTATAGTTTGTAATAAATCTTTCTTAATTTCTTAATAACATTTTGTTTGGTTTCAAAAAAGaaactatttaaattatttatttagcttTTTATTTGAGAGGAAGTTGACTTAAACCCCATAGATCCACTCCAAACCCTGATTTCATGCTCTTCAATTCACTCGGATCTCTCCCTCAGTGCCACAGTTCATTGCCTTGCACAGTCTTCTTGTTTGGCCATCCTAGGTCTTTAACGTTCAGGAATTCTATACTTATATTTCTGGGTAAGCTCATTGTTGGAGCGACCAAATTAGTGTCCATAATTTTACAGTTGTGCATTTTGTAATTTAAGATGGAATTTGTCTGGTTCTTTTTAATTGCTTAATTTTCTTTGATTATTGGGATAATTCCAATTTTCTAATATAAATTGGACTCAATTCCTCTTGCTAAGAAAAATTGTTTTGTATGGATTTTTATAAATCGATAATCAGATAATTTCAAGTGAATTTTGTTTTACTTGGTATATAAGTGAGTCACAAAAATTAGTTTGACAAGTTAAATTTGTTGTTGTCAACACCTAACCGCGTTGATCTGAATCATGTATGGATGGTAATACTGCCTTTCAGGTTTAATGAACAGTTCTTTTCAGTTTCCAACTAACCAGGCTTAGACCATCTCCAACACATTTCATCAAATTTACTACATCAAACCATGTTTTCATCATTTTCTCTCTCTGTTTTGATGTTGCTACAATGGTTTTACTCCAACCCATTTCATCATTATTAgagttaaatgattttgtatggattgattattagtgttaaatgatttttgatttctggtttttatgtatataaaataaatgaaaaagaaaataaataatattattttattaaatgatgCTCCATCAAAAAAATTGATGGAGCATCAAATTTGATGATAAATGACCGTATTTTGATGCATACGGTTTGATGCTAGGTTGGAGATGGTCTTAGAGCTGCTATGAAGCACTGATACTTTCCGGAGGTCACCGTACGCGTATCCGATACTCCGGGTGAGGGGATTCCGCGGGATACGTACGGACACGCCTGGGAGTATCCCCTTTTTCTTTAAATGAGGGGATACGCGGGGACACACCAGGGACACTTCGGGGATATTTTacggttttttttataaaaaaaacttcgaaagtataagggttttttttttaaactcaaaaaatataaggattaaaatgaaataatctCAGGATTACTAGTATATACCGACACGAAATCTATTGAACCCTAACAAAATTGAAATTCCTAAATCTTTTCCCTCATCTGGTCGAGTTCTTCTGTTAAGTGGTTCTGTGCAATCAGTTGTCTTCCGCGATTGCTTTGTTCAAGTCGATCCCTCTCATCTGGTGGATCTGCTTTGATCGAGTTTTTCCTCTCATCTGGTCGATCTGCTATGAATTAATTACTTATTAGTTAATATTATAGATGttatttgtggttttataatgacttgagagtattatttctgtttttataatgactttgtgaatatgatttgtgatttatatatttatgtatcttttgaattttcattataaatgatatatatatatatattattaattatatataaaatttgccgtATCGAGCCTACCCGGTGCTTCATAATAGAACTGTAATTCTGGTGAAAGTTGTATGCTCTTGGCTTGGAAAATGATTTTTCATTGTGATTGTTGTTTGAAAATCATGGAAGTTTCTTTGAATTATTGCTTAAATGAGAATGATAAATTTGGAGACCCTAAGAAGGCTCGTGATTAGTGTGGCTGGATTCTGTTTCCCTTTTTCGCTATTTGTTTTTTCCTGCTTCATTTTGCTTCACTTAGTGAACTATATTTTGAAAGTTTTCCATAGCCCTAAGATGAATCCAGGCTTTAAATCATTCAGTGTTAAAGGCATAAAAAGATGGAATTTACAGCTTGAAATGTAAAAACTTCAAATATGGGTTGACATCTAGAAGAGTAGAAGCCATGTATATGCTTGCATTGTTGTtatcaaagaaattaaattgTCAGCCCTTGTTTCTGAATGGTAGAGAACTTTTAAACTTTGTAGCTAATTTTGATGACTTCATCTTCCAATAGTTAGGACATTAATTGAGAGCATAAGCTTTGAAGGCTTTTAATTTGTTCACTATATGCAGTGAGACCATAAAGAAATTATGTCTGAGGCTTCATATGTTTTAGACTTTTATCACCTTTAGATTTCAGAAGATTACTATGACCATTTTCTATTATTAGTAAATATGGTTTTTGTTTGTCGGCTTTTTATCATTTCTTGAGGTGCACTGTGATGCATACAAATGTGCCTTGCTTTACCTATTTGTGTAAGGAACATATTCTTGTTGCTCTTTGAGATGATATGTTCATAGTTGCAAATGCTAAGTCGATCCTTTTGCTTCAACTGTAATTCTTACGTAGAGTGTTTCCGCAGGATTTGTGAGCTCTAATGAAAGAAGAAGCTAGTATTATCCCAAGTAATGAAATGCAAAATGGTGGTTCTATGCAAGCCTAATCCATCACATACAATTCTAAGGTTTTCAGTTTGCATAGCATCTTTACATTTTGTTGTGATGTGGGTGTAATTCAAAAGCAATTCTTCtcttatttatattttgttttatggAGTTgacatttgtaaaaaaaaaaacagaaatttcACATTGCAATTTGTTCGTTTTTTAGACATCCTTTAAGTTACTGGAGCTTATTTACAATGTAAAGTAGGTCAAAGAACTAATTGTTAAATTGTAACATTTGCAGAAATTTCAAGATGATCTACAAGCAGCAGGAATCAAAATCAAGCAGCATGAGGATaacttgaaaattttgaaaagtcAACGAAACAAATTAAAAACCTCAATACTTGATCTGCAAGGtatgataaattttattttttgtgccTTTTCTAGAGGAttagttcttcttgaagattaCTCAGCTAAGAAGTATTTGCATGTGCTGTTCACTTGGATAAAAGCACATCTAGGAACAAATTTATGTTGTGTAGTGTAATGGTTTTTAATTTAAGCATGGTAGCTACCTAACAAGTTCAACTGAGTCACCTGTTTTTAATTCTTGGTTCTCCAGGTGCTTTAACTACTGTGGTGACAATGTTTAGATCTGTCACTCGTATATACTGTTTCCTTCAATGTTTTAGTTAATTTAATTAGACAAAATATTTCAGTAAAGTTTTTGCTGATATAAACCGAAAATGATGTTGTTAGGAAACTGTTGTAGCTAGTCTAAATCAGAGTAAATTTATTTAGAAATTGTTATTTTCATAATTATCATTTATTTAGGAAGTCTTAGTATTAGTAGAAATAGGAGTTTATTTTCAGAACTATTATTTAGGAAGTTCTAATTCTAATAGGATAGGAGTTTGTtttcagaatttttatttaggaaGTGTTAAATCTAATAGAATAGGAATCCTAGTTTAAGTCTGCCTTTTGTACTATTATAGAAAGGAACCATTTATCATTGGTAAAGTACTATTTGAAAAACAAATTCAGAGATCAGGAATTCTCATCATAGAGATCCGGGTTTCTCTCTAACGAGCTGCATTAATTAATTCTCATCATACTAGCtcgaaagaaaaagaagtaagaTTCACTTCCTGATTTCAAGGTTCAAGGACCCGTAATTTGATCTAAAGTTCAGGAGCTTAACAAAGTGGTATTAGAGCAAGTTATGGCTGAATCAAGTAATGTGGAAAAACAGTTTGAAGCCTTTTTGAGCTTCATATTGCAAAGACAGGCCAAAGGTGGAGGCCATGGTACTCAAACTAGAAATTATCACAACAAGGAAGGAGACTGGAGGGTGGACAGTAGAATACGACCGCAGAGGAGGTCTGCTTCCAAAATTCTCGAAACTGGTTTTCTAAGTTTGGTGGGTCATATGATCCCTTGAGCTGGTTGGTTGCATATGTGTGAGCATTTTAATAAGCATCAACACACtgttgaagaagaaaatgtggTACTAGCTTCCTTCCGCTTGGAAGGACGTGCTGAATCATGATTCACAAAGAGAGGGGTAAACTGCAGTTGACAGTGGAAGAGTTTCAATCCAGAGGTTTAGACCATCAATCCAGGATGATACAATTGGAGAATTGGTGAAAGTTAAACAGATAGGCACAATTGAGGATTAGGACGATTTGAACAACTACCGGCAAGGACGCGAAGATGAGCATTTCGATGGCAAAACAGGAGGTCGGAATATTCCTGAGTGGGCTGAAAGGCACAATAGTGGTTAAAGTAGAGTTGCATAAGTCTGCTGAATTGCCAAGGCTATatgaaaaaagagaaattaTCAAGATGGGACTGTTGGCCAGCAGTGGAAGGACCGTTTAGAGAAACGAAAGACTAAGAGGATTTGTTATAATTATGACTAATCATATACATGAGGACATCAGTATGAACCTTTACTAGAACCAGATGATGAAGATCCTATCACCAACTGATGCTTTGGTGAAAGTAGCTCCAGTTATCATCTTTGTGCATGAGATCACACTCATTTTTGTAGGGGAAGGCAATGTTAAAACTGTTGTAGCTAGTCTATATCATAATAAATAGTTATTTTGATTAGGTTTAGGACTTACTAGTTTCataattgttatttatttaGGAAGTCTTAGTCCTTGAGGAGTAGGAATTTATTATCAGAATTGTTATTTAGGAAGTTTTAATTCTAATAGGGGtatgattttattttagaatttttatttaggaaGTTTGAATGATAATATGAGCAGGAGTCCTAGTTCAAGTCTGCCTTTTGTACTCCTCATTTGAAAAACAAATTCTGAGGTCAGGAAATTAATTCTCATTATAGGTAAGCTAggtcgaaaaagaaaagaagatttACTTCTTGATTTCATAGTCAAGGACCCGTAACTCAATCCAAAGCTCAGAACTTATAGTGTGAGCAGTTTTTTTATCTCAACTTCCAGCCAGTGTTTCCGAATGAAAGGATTTACTTTTAGATGCTAGAATTGTTTGGAGATTTTATGTGTATAATGATTTGTGATGCATAATATCTCtttccattttcatttttttttatactgaCAAGTTTCCTTTAGTTATTCTTGGTAATTATCACTCCGCAAGACCTCCTAGTGGTGAAAGTGAAAGCCATTCCTCCAATCAGAGTGAGGCAGAAATAGTAAAGCATGAAACTTCTGCTGCAGGCATTCCGTGTCAGCTGACAACACATCATGGTACTCATGCACCTCAACTCGCATTCACTAACGATGTGCTTGGTATTGTTGCTACTCTGGGCAAGGTGGATGATGATAATCTTAGCAGGTTAGTTTGAAGTTGCATGTTATCTGTTATTGATATTTACTATCTATCTAACATGTAGATTCTTCCTCTTCTATGAAATAAGTCTTATGATTAGTTTCCTTGCTGATATAGCATACTGTTCCTTGTTCTAATGTAGTCAGTTAATCTATGTACTCCACAATTCCAAGAGCCCTTATTATTTTCAATCAGTGAAATGCCTCCGTACTTACTGCCACGCTGATCTTTGCTTTAAAGAGCTGCATGATAATGCAGTTGTTGTTAGTTATCTGCACTGTTTTCAATCTACTTTTACTTATTCTTTCTTAATTGCAGGCTTTGCTAGGAATTGTTTGCAAAACTTACGAAGGTGTTAAAGCTCTTGAAACTTATGACAAGGAAGGCCATATAAATAGTGATTATGGAATTCGAGGCTTTGGTACTACTATCGGACGGACTCTGGATGGTCGATTTCTTGTCATTTGTCTTGAAAACTTAAGGCATatatctctttcttttctttattgaaGTTTGATATTCAGCTCTTGAATTACAAACTTTTTTTCCCTTGTAGACCTTATTGTGGTGAATTTGTGGATGATGACCCTGAAAGAAGGCTTGATCTTCTAAAGCCAAAATTGCCTAATGGCGAGTGCCCACCTGGATTTATTGGTTTCGCTGTTAACATGATCCATGTGGCTTACATGAATTTGTTGTATGTATCCGATGTGTATGGCCTCAGAAAGACTCTATTTTATAGCCTCTTTTCTCGCCTGCAAGTTTACAAAAGTGATGGAGCAATTTCACTGGATGGAGGGATTATTAAGCCTAATGGTTTCTTTTCCTTGTGGAATCGGTAAGTGTTTTGCTTTCATTATTGACATTTGTCTTCCAATtggatctaatggtgaattTCATTGTTTTACAGCATCTCCTTTTGTGGTATTTCGGAATTTGCTTTCTGCATGTAGGTAGTTTAAATGCACTAAGAAAGAAATGTCTTTCTGAATCGTGATAGATTGTAGAATTATGTTTGTGCTATAATTCGATTATAATAGGCCACCTATAGGGTTCATAGCATTAGCCTCTAACCTTCCAAATTCAACTCATGATATTTGGTGCATGGATTTTTCTTCCGCCAATTTTTGTACAACTATcatacaaaagaaaagaaatatgtATTTTGTCTAGAATGTCGATCCAAAGggtgagccttggcgcaacggtaaacgttgttgttgtgtgaccgagaggtcacgggttcaagTCTTAGGAGCAGCCTCTTGCCAATGAAATTGGCAGTGGAAGGGTTGCCCCAGTAGACCCTTATGGTGGGATCCCTCCCTGGACCCTCACGGACGCATAGTGCACCCGGCCATCTTTTATGTTTCATGCGATGCATCTGGCTATTAAATAACATATTTTGACATGCATACCCTATGTTTAGAGTTGCATGTGTGTGTGAGCGCATGTTGTGTGTGTATTTCTCATTTGGTATCTCTTCtttctggattttttttgtTCAGCAGGACTGATGTTGATGTAAGATTTCCAAAACCTTCCATGTCAGCAAATCCACCTGATAACTGCATGGAAACTGAGAATCAGCTCAAGCAGAAGACATTGGAAAAGGAGAAGTTGACAGATGATTTAAAGCGAGAGCAAATGCTGTTGAATTCTGTGAGATTCAATTATGAGAGTAAGAAGGAAGAGTTTGTTAAGGTTCTCGCAAAACTTCTGCATACACAGCTCAAGTATTTCACTGAACACATCTTAATTGAGTTAGATTGGAGTtgtatttgataaattttgaACACAATAGACAAATTGCAACGCAATGCAAAGAGTatttgttatttagaatgtaaacTGAGGAAGATTTAAATAGCTTTACAGTGAACAGAAATCCAAAAACAGAGACTAACGTATCCCACATATACAGGAAACGTGATTACAGCAAAGACCAAATCAAACTGTAACTTATTCCTAGTTTCTAGGAACTTATTGTTAACAGCAAAGACTAATTCAAACAAGAAGACACGTTACTTAACACTTATTGTTAACAGCAAAGACTACTTCAAACAAGAAGACACGTTACTTAACAAAACTCTCCCCTAAACTAAACTTGCTTACAACAAGTTAGTTTATACCCAAGCTGCTTCGAACACCAAGTGCTTCTCTAAGCTTCTCAAATTGATCAAGCTTTAACGGTTTTGTCATGATATCTGCAACTTGCTCATTCGTGCCACAATATTCCATTTTAattgacccatcatttacaagaTTTCTTAAAAAATGAAATCGTACATCAATATGTTTGCTTCTCCCATGAAGTATCGGATTATTTGCAAGTTTAATAGTAGAAGAATTGTCACAGAGAACCTTGACAGAGTCAATTTTTGTACCTTCAATTTGTTTCAGAATTCTCTGCATCCAGACACATTGACACGCACATGAGGCAGCAGCTATATATTCTGCCTCTGTAGTTGACAGACTCACTACAGGTTGCTTCTTGGACACCCAAGCTACAGTTCCTCCACTTAATACGAAAGCATATCTTGATGTACTCTTTCGATCATCTATATCACTGTCCGTATATGCCATTAACTCAGTTGTGCAGCCTCGTTTGTAAACAATGCCAAAATCAGTAGTACTTTGAATATATCTCAAGATTCTCTTAGCTGCTAACATATGTATCTCCATTGGTTTTGACATAAATCTGCTTATGAGACATACACTGTACATCAAATCTGGTATTGTGACAGTCATATATAGCAAGCTTCCAACAATCTGCTTGATCAAGGTTCCATTTACTTGAGTGCCTTCCTCCTCCTTTGATAGTTTGTTTCCTGGAACAATTGGATTTCTGACTCAATTGCACCCTTTCATCCCGAATTTTTCAAGCATTTCACTGGCATATTTCTTCTGGCTGATGAAAATGCCATTTACTCCTTGATGAACTTCCACTCCCAAGAAATACTTCATTTCTCCTagatcagtcatctcgaactcatTCTTCATAGAGTTTTTGCAATTTTGTATCATAATCAAATCATTTCCTGTAAAAACAAGATCATCAACATAGAGACTTATAATTAGAATCTTGTTGTTCTCCTGTTTTACAAACAAGGTAGGATCACAGCAGCTTCTTTCGAACCCTTCTTTGACGAAGTATCCTTCAATTCTACTAAACCACgcccttggagcttgctttaagcCATACAGAGCTTTGTTTAGTTTGTATACTTTGTTGTCATCTCCCTTAACTTCATAGCCTTGTGGCTGAGCGACGTAGACGTCTTCTTTGAGTTCTCCGTGTAGAAATGCGCTTTTAACATCTAGTTGAAACAGCTTCCAACCATTTTTCGCTGCTACTGCAATTACCATGCGAATAGTATCCCATCGTGCTACTGGTGCAAAGACctcattgtagtcaattcccTTTTCTTGAGCATACCCTTTTGCCATGAGACGTGCTTTACATTTGTCAATCTCTCCATTTTCGTTCATCTTGGTTCGATACACCCACTTGACACCTATCACCTTCACTTCCAAAGGAGCCTTTACAAGTTCCCAagtttgatttttctttattgCTTCGATTTCAAGATCCATTGCATCCCTCCATTTCTTCAATTTTGCTGCTTGTTCATAGAAAATGGGATCAGCAGATATACATAGAGCAAAGTTTTGTACCTCATCTTCAGAGAATCCTTCTCCACTTGTGTAATCTTCTAAGTAGGCAGGAGTTCTTCGTTCTCTAATTGAGAAAGATGAATTAGAGGTATTGTTGGGGCTGGAATTCGGTGAGTTAGAGCTGGAACTTGCTGAATTTGGAACATCACTGTTGGAGCTTGAATTTTCTGCGTCATTG
The window above is part of the Euphorbia lathyris chromosome 3, ddEupLath1.1, whole genome shotgun sequence genome. Proteins encoded here:
- the LOC136223905 gene encoding uncharacterized protein, which translates into the protein MDPLPPVNRAYSMLIRIEKQRNPNSIASIQNDFMNLTTRNRNFSNKKTGNVNRNNNGGNYGNRGNNANSSVKSKEEKFCSYCRKGGHEKSECFCIKGYPDLFKGKRVTGLALVNHRAHMSHEQQEFSPLDDFEEGEGSSAKKEYVQELVQREVQRILKGKTTQDYLPQEFSAFVGACAGPKF